DNA from Rubrobacter aplysinae:
GACGATACGTCCTGTACGTACGACTCACCCGCGTTCAGGGCCTCTACCTTGCTCGCGCTATTATCCACGCCCACGACGGAGAGACCGGCCTCTGCGAAAGTCGCGGCGAGTGGCAAACCCACGTAGCCAAGCCCTACGATACCTACGGTTTCTACAGTCCGTATATTATGAGCGTTACGGGCGTCGGACATATCAGGAACCTCCAACAATGAAAAGCGACGAGAAACGACGAGAAACTTCTACGGCGACAGCTACCCGCCGAGCTACCTGTCCAACAACCGACCGCGTAGGCTATCCAGTCTTTTGAGAAGCCTGGAGCCCGTGGAGCCTCTCATCTCCTTTACCTGAATCTCAAGGCTTCTCAAGCGAGCCTCAAGATACTGAGTCTTATCTTGCTCCTTTTCGAGGCTCTGCTCCAGCGTGACGATCCGCTGCTTGAGCTGCTGCGGGTTCGGGCCCCTGGGAGCCGCTTTCTGTGAGGTGGTCTGCTCCGTGCCCGCCTCCGTTTTACCCTGATGTTCCTGTTGGGCGGGCAGCGTGCTCCTGAAAGGCAACTCCGGATCGTCCCACTGGCGCTGGATGCGGTCCAGCACCCAGGCTTCCGTCTCGTGGTCCTTGTTCTCCTGGATGTAGCGCGCTTGCTCCTGGCTCAGGGGCTCCTTCCGCCGACGGCGGTTCTCGAAGGAGCGTGACATCTTCTCCCAGGCTCGCCGGACCTCATCATCGAACTCGATCTCCAGAAACCTGGACACGAGCGGTATGCAGGACTCGCTGCGGGAAAAGAAATCATGGTAGCTGATGATGAGCAGCTCGGGATCTCGCGGCCCCTCCACGAACTGCCGGGTCTTCTTCATGGCGATGTTCCAGTCCCGTACCCCTAGCTCGAAGCCGTTCTTACCCCCGAGCCAGGCATCCTCCGGGTTCTTGGACCTCGCATCGTACGACTCCGCAACCTCCTCTATAGGCCGGTAGAGCACTATAAAGCGGGAGCCAGGATTGTTCTTATGCAGCTTCCCCAGGTTTCTGACGTAGGACGGGGTCTTATCACCGATCCAAGCTAGCTCGTCCGGGCTCTTACCGGCGAGCAGCTCCTCGTGATAGCTTTTGGGCAGGTTCGTCTCGCCCTCTCTGTAGTCCAGTATCCTATCGAAGCTGAATAGATCCGGTGTGATCTCGGGCTGCAGGAACTTATAACGCTCACGGCAGATCAAGAGCCTTGGATGCTGATTGAGATAGTTGGCGAACGCCGTCGTACCGCTCCGGCCCGGTCCCGCGACGAATAAGATGTTCAAGTCAGCCTCCAAAAGTCTCCGTGCGGTAACCTGAAGCGTATCATCCTTCTCCCGCTCTCCGTCTACTGGTAGAACAAGAAGACATACCGCGTAACATGCACCAGCCCGGTAGTCTAACCAATCGCTCACGATACAGCATACGGAGGCCCCGGCCGACGAGTAGGTATCAGGAACCTGGTTACCCACAGAGTGTGACTCGCATGACTCCAAACACGGGCTTATGGCTCCGCAAGCCCGTTCGAGTCTTTTATGAACTTCTGTTAGCCTTTTTTGTGGTCGTTATTTGTCAGTGTGCTGTTTGTGGAGGGCTAAAATGCCGGTGTTCGAGTGGAATAACGACGGACGCTTTGGAAAGTTGATCGCTTTCGCAAACGTGGAAGTGGGACTTTCAAAGACTGCCTCTTCTAGCTACATGCGCCTCGAAGCAGAGCGTAAGCGACGAGAAGCATCCGAGAGACGCGAAGCTACGTTAACCGCAGAGACTGGTAAGCTCAAATCCAGGGCAGAAGACGCAGAGAAAGTTCTCGCTGACACTAGAAAGCAACTTCAGAATTTCAAGCGCCAGCGTTTCCGGCTAGAGAGCCCTGATCCAGAACAGGATAGAGTTGAGACATTCAAGACCCTTCTTTCTCCTCTGCCAGAGGGCAGGTTGCTCGACTTGGGGTGCGGCCACGGTAAGTTCTCACTTGCCGCCGCGAGCCTGGGCTGGAAGGTTACGGCGGTTGACGCGAGAACCGAGAGGATGCCCACTAGTGCAGATCAGAACATAGAGTGGCTCCAGGGCGACGTGCGGGAGTTCTCCTTTGACAAAGACGACTTCGACTGCATCTCTGTGCTCGGGCTACTCTACCATCTCGAACAGCCCGCCCAGATGGACCTCCTCAAAAGGTGCGCCGGTACGCTAACGATCCTCGACACCAGGGTCGGCCTCAACCAAGGGGCCACCGAGAACGGTTATAGAGGCGAGTACTACAAGGAGCCGGGTGAAACGGAGGAGGAACGCAAGACGAGGCTCGCTGCTTCCTGGGGTAACGCCCAATCATTTTGGCCCACGGAGGATTCGCTCATAAAGATGGCCCGCGACGCGGGCTTCTCGCTAGTAGCTCCGGTGAGGC
Protein-coding regions in this window:
- a CDS encoding sulfotransferase family protein, which translates into the protein MNILFVAGPGRSGTTAFANYLNQHPRLLICRERYKFLQPEITPDLFSFDRILDYREGETNLPKSYHEELLAGKSPDELAWIGDKTPSYVRNLGKLHKNNPGSRFIVLYRPIEEVAESYDARSKNPEDAWLGGKNGFELGVRDWNIAMKKTRQFVEGPRDPELLIISYHDFFSRSESCIPLVSRFLEIEFDDEVRRAWEKMSRSFENRRRRKEPLSQEQARYIQENKDHETEAWVLDRIQRQWDDPELPFRSTLPAQQEHQGKTEAGTEQTTSQKAAPRGPNPQQLKQRIVTLEQSLEKEQDKTQYLEARLRSLEIQVKEMRGSTGSRLLKRLDSLRGRLLDR
- a CDS encoding class I SAM-dependent methyltransferase — translated: MPVFEWNNDGRFGKLIAFANVEVGLSKTASSSYMRLEAERKRREASERREATLTAETGKLKSRAEDAEKVLADTRKQLQNFKRQRFRLESPDPEQDRVETFKTLLSPLPEGRLLDLGCGHGKFSLAAASLGWKVTAVDARTERMPTSADQNIEWLQGDVREFSFDKDDFDCISVLGLLYHLEQPAQMDLLKRCAGTLTILDTRVGLNQGATENGYRGEYYKEPGETEEERKTRLAASWGNAQSFWPTEDSLIKMARDAGFSLVAPVRPPRRKYRTFYVCYP